The Triticum urartu cultivar G1812 chromosome 5, Tu2.1, whole genome shotgun sequence genome contains the following window.
TTGATTTGCCGCTTCAAACCAGTTAGTTCATCTACAactggcttcagggctgcttcggcatcctcggctcttttggttaaaccggccTTCTCGGTTTCCCAGTCAGCGCGTTCCTTGTTAAAAGACTCTTTTAGCTTTTCCATCGCTGTCAGGGCTTtagtcagctcctctttggctttcgcagcttctgcttgttgggacttcacgTTCTCTTGCAAATCAGCCGTTCGAGCATCTCTATTGCTTAGCTCGGCCTGTAACAATGAAGATATGTCAACAACAGGATATGTATTTTCTAATtacaaagcgtataacaagttatgcactttgtacttgggggctaatgcctatttgctctgattcactacatcttttataagtctccagaacaatgtaaggattatccttgacacttgggggctaatgcacaTTTGCTCAAAACGGACGCATGGATTAAAGACCTGGATTACCTCACAAAGCTagaccggcctttgggggctacacTGAGGAAGGCTATATAATTACATTGGTAAAGTGTCGGTTTTGGTTTTCACTAAGGATCTGACATTTTGAGGGTCAGTACGAGAGGATTAAAGTGTTATAAAGACCCGGTTTAAGATTAAaatcataaaacggcccttggggcTACTTGGACTAGCATTTCAACTTTGGAATCAAGAAGTAAAGGcagatgaaaatacctcatagcgttccttcatcaagttcaccaaaccggcttcatagtcacggtttgagtgcagacggtttaagAAACCGGACTGAAGTTCTTCAGCACTAAGATGAGCATAACTTGATAACTCAGTGCTCCATTTACCCTTTTCCCTGGCAGCACGTTCCTCTTTGGCACTGTGTTGAGCTAATATTACAcgatggccaggagagctgtggcccatgCCAGTAATGATAACATCATCTCCTTGGCCTTCAGTAGTATCAGTGCCTTtcaccggactagcccggtttggagCCGCCGGTTCAGTGTCGGGCACCGCAGGATCAGCTTCTGGTTGTTCACCAATATTCTGGTCTTGAAGGGGCGGATCATCAAAGGTAGCTTCAGGATGAGGACCCTTCGGTTCACAAGTTTGGTCCGGTTCACCTATTTGATCTTCTTCAAAAACCACCTGGTCTTCTGACGGATtgttgacccgagctttcttgctgggtctggctttggctctgtAAACAAAATTAAAAGAGGTTTAGCATCTTATTCAAGATTTGCAATGCATTGGAAGAAAGGGTTTGAATGCTTACCCAGCTACAGTTTTAAGAGAAGGGAGTTGGGTTGctgttgactcgccagaagatgagggaggtgtcacctgataatttgaatcggacggattaagaggttgtctgaaataacctgtCTTGGGATAAGAATTTTCAGAAGTGGGAGAGACttcagaccggcgcttccgaaccggggtatcaggtaaaccAGCCGAAGTAACttgttggccactgtgccgggttgcccggcgagcttcatgctgctgcgtcttcaaaataaatgttggatccaagtaaggaagaggatgagaaaagcttactttccggactgcttgacgggttttttgtgttggcatagagtctgaaccggaagAAAGGggaattacctctacatcattaGCCTGGTTCCCTtctacgtcctcctgataaagatcattgttaatgaggtgcatgaaaagggagccaagtgagtcaagatctacctcaacttccagatcatctgcatcttcatcaagttccatgctgatccggtcagccgttttccgcttTGAGGTACGCTTGACGGCTCTGGTTTTGGGACGGGATGGCTTGGCCGCTTTATCTGCGGATTTCTGCttccagaagggatcatcaccctgtttgtACACGAACAGAAGAAAGTTTACAAGTTGAACAATTTAAAGATATCAAGATAAAAAGGAAGCATAGTGTttacagcaggcggtttattctgagtgtagaaggggttcaagccggtttgGCGACAAACTGGTTCCgtttcattcaaaattttcttgacgctttcagtgacctcttcatcggTTACCTGAATGTTGATGTGGCGTTGGGGGTCTTCAACTTCACCAGTATACTtacacattaaaccggggcggcggcttagtGGCAAAacgctccaagatatccagcaacgcACAAAATCAACGCCtattaaaccgttggccataaaggcccgaagcttggcgagttgaggggcatatttggcCCGTTCTGCGGAACTCAAACGTTGCGGCATtggatgagtgttggaaagccggtgatcaCGGTAGCCTGGAAGAGGATTCACATCTTCAGGAGAGGTATCTCTaaagtagaaccaagtctggttccattccttagggtgactgtgcagtttggcatgagggaattcaactTCCTTCCGCTTTTGAATAGAGACACCGCCGAGTTCAGTGTTGGGACCATTTACAAACTCTGTACGACGGTTCAGATGGAAAAAGTTCCGGAACAGCTCAGcggttggttcttcttgtaagtatacttcacagaagacttggaagttgcatagattggacacagagttgggtccgatatcttgaggatggagttggaaattggcaagcacatctcggtaAAACTTTGACCCTGGTAGTTTGAATCCACGGCCTATGTGGTCGACAAAGACCACAACCTCACCCTGCCTTGGGGTTGGAGAATTTTCTGTTCCTGGAGCTCGCCATTGaatttcagttttcttaggcaaaGTGTCGATACTGACCATTCCGTTCAACTGTTCCTCGgtgacccgggaacgagcccagttgcaagcgGCAAACTGTTTAGCCATTGTGCAACGAAAAGCTGGAAAGGAAATGCCGGTTTACAAATCATTCATGATGACACGCAAGATGCAATAGGAATAAAGATATACAGATATGTCAAATTGTGTAAACCGAGGACTAATACAATAATGAATGACAAGGTCATATCAAGGGCATAAATGTGTTGTTAAACCGAACTATTACAATCAATGTAAAGGAGGTTTGCCGGTTTActaggggactaatggtatgagaTAGATTGTTTTTTTACAAGGGTAAACCGCCTACATGGTACagaggatacagatctaaggcgAAAAGGGCTAAGTAAGGAAAAACAAGTTTCACAGGATCACATGggaattttggatctaccgaAGACAGAAAGGCAAAAATATTTTGACCTAAAAAGTGTAGGACCCAAAGCAGGTTGTAAAAGTTCAGATCAGTTTTTCGCGTGCAGAAAGTTTGTGGTGGTAGCGGAAAATAAACCATTACGCGGAATATATCAACATTGAGATTTTCTATCTATAGACTAAGGAGGAACAGGAAAGAACAGCACCGGAACTCCGATGAACTTTAATGAACTGCGAAGAACAAGGAAACCCTAGACAGATCTACAAGGGGGGAAAGAAAAGGACTTACAATGACTGTTGAAGCAACGGAGGAACACCGCAGTTCTCTGGTAATagtcaggttgatgcagcggccttTGTCGAAGCAGAGGAGAAGCTCAGTGACGGCGGTGGCGCTCAGGGGCAGAGGTGTcgcggggaggaagaagaagcgagGGAGACGAAGGGAAAAAATGATAAGGACCCGTGGCCCTATTTATTAGGCGAAGCGATAAAGCGacaagtgcgggaatcgaggagctcaaAATGGATAGTTAATAATGGTGTCGCCTCGATGACTGGATATGCATTAATGAAGGTAATCCTCAGCTTCAACGGATAGATGACGTCAGGGCGGTTTATCATGATCCTGGAGTATGACGTCACGGCGTTTTACAAAATCAAGGTGAAGAGGCAAAGGAGGAgttttttctaagtattgaagattgacatgaacaagttcaaaccaatctggggcctaatgttggggatattactactagacgtaaaccggccaggagtagccggttagctttatgaagattagaagcccatgaagatgtaagaatgatggcgctttatgaaggcccaaggcccagaggcgagttaaggcctgtagatgtaaaccgacttaattatgtaacttgcattgtaagataggaagtgtagagaccaaaccgaacacatctatgatccggcttcgggactctgtaaaccggcgggcgtcaacctatgtatacctatgtatataaagggacgacccggcagtgGTTTAGGGACaatagacaacaactcgagagccagtcaaagcggattcgcttcctggtcatcgaaaccctagcaataccaatcacaactagacataggcttttaccttcatcgaagggggccgaactagtataaactccccgcgtccccttgtccggtttaacccctttaagctaaccagttgcgatggctccacaactaagtcctttcatgaggacatctgccgtgacaaacccatgacACCTGGGCTAGCAGTAACCCCTGTTGAGACTGCAGCCGAAGAATCGCGCACTTTCGCCATATCCCGTTGGCGTAAGCGTGGAAGTATTTGGTATTGGCTTCACCCTTAAGTGTCCACTTTAGGCCACCGCGGCACTGCCAGTATTCCTCTTCGGCACGAAGCAAGGCCTAGACCTGTTCCTCCAGAGCATATCGGTGAGCCCACTCTTGCTTAGAGAAGGCCCGAGCATCCGCCTGTTCGTCAAGTTTCGCTATCTCTATGACAATACTCGCCCTGAGCATCTTATCTTGACAGCTTTGGTTGGAACCCCAGCCCTTAAGGCTGGCACGAAGGCGGCCCGCAACTGCGTTCCAGAACTCCATGGACCCCCGTTGAGGCCCCGCCTAGGTCACACATTGCATCCATTTCGCCCTGAAAACAAAATCGAACTCTGGGTTCTCAAACCAGTCCGTCTCGAAAAAGAAATGAGAGCTCTGCGGTATCTTGTCTTCCCCGGAGGACAGAACAAGGGGCACATGGTCCGAGCCAATTCTGGTCTCCGCTAACAACGAGCACAGGGGATGTAACATTTCCCAATCGGGCGAAATGAACACCCGATCCAGCACTGATCGCACCGGGGCGAGCTGCTTGTTCATCCAGGTGAATCTTGCCCCCGATCTGGCCACTTCCCGGAGTGCCATGGTGGCAATAGCGCAGTTGAACATGGCCACCCTAGACCAGTTGATGTTGCTATTGTTCTTGTCCGCACCTGAGCGGATCAGTCGATTttgagaaggaagaaggaagcGTCGAAGATATCACCGCTGGTGTCTGCAAAGAACAACCCCACTATCTCTCTTACGGTTGCGGGTGCAGGTTTGCCGAAGAAGCACCCCCACTATCCATCTTAGGGTGGCAGGTAAGGTGCTACTTTGCCGGGAATTTTTTGGGTGGTCGCCAGGCTTAGAGGAGATGGCCGGGGGCGGCGGCAAGACCGACAGTGGGCTGATTTAGGGGAGGACGGTGTGACAACGCGGTCGCGGGAGCGCCACACGCGGTGGAAGCAGGCGGCTagaccggcggcggcggggtggttAGAAGGAAGAATAGGAACAACAGGAGGTAAAAGAAGGAGATCGGGCCCTTGATTTCGCATCGGACGGCTGAAAAAATTGACTGACCTATGTTATTATTTTCAGACGAGTGACATATAGCTTGTCCCTTATTAGTAAGATCAGCTGTTGTGCCTGTGTAGTCGAATTCAGCGCTTGGTTGCAACTGCCAACTGGATAGAGCTATGAAAGCGCCGCTCCACCACCTTTTGACCCCGACGGCTCGACGCAGAGCAGAGCAACCGCACAGGCCTGGGTCCGCTTCCATCCGACTCTCATCCTCGTCACCACCAAGAACCTACGCAACACGCCCTATAAATACCATGCGCTTCCCCTTCAATGGCAAGTCAAGCAACCAACCACACACCAAATCCAAGCAAGGAGCAGTAGCGGTCAGCTAACTGCCCAACATCCAAGCCCACCGAtcacttctctctctctcccgccaGCTCCATTCAGTTCTTGCGGCTTTGTTGCAATGGCGGCGGTGAACAAGTCCGTCGAGCGGCTGGCGCAGCGCCTGGTGGCACCGGCCGAGCCCACGCCGGTTGGCCCGCTCCGCCTGTCCTGGCTCGACCGGTACCCTACCCAGATGGCGCTCATCGAGTCGTTGCACGTCTTCAAGCCGACTCTTGATCGGGACGTCTCCGGCAGCCCGGCGAGCACCATCGAGCGGGCTCTGGCGCAGGCCCTGGTGAATTACTACCCTCTCGCGGGACGCCTGGGGTTCACGGAGGAAGGTGGGCTACTGCAGGTCGACTGCGGCGGCGATGGCAGCGGCGTCTGGTTCACGGAGGCCGTGGCTGGTTGCGCCCTGGAGGACGTGGAGTACCTGGAGCACCCGATGATGATAGCCAAGGACGAGCTGCTCCCGCCCACGCCTGCCCAGGAGGAGGACGTGCGCAAGCTCGTCCTGCTCGTCCAGGTGACCACATTCGCCTGCGGCGGCTTCGTCGTCGGCTTCCGCTTCAGCCACGCCGTCTCCGACAGCCCCGACGCCGCGCAGTTCATGGCCGCCGTCGGCGAGCTCGCCCGCGGCCAGAGACTGGAAGGCCTGGCGGTGGAGCCGCAGTGGGGCCGTGAGGCCATCCCCGACCCGGCCGACGCTGTCGTCGGCAGCCTGCCGAGCCCCGCGGGCGCCAAGAGTCTTGAGTACCTCGCCATGGACATCTCCGCGGACTACATCGGTCATTTCAAGTCCCAGTACAACACGGAGCACGCCGGCTCCTGGTGTTCGGCGTTCGAGGTGCTGGTGACCAAGGCGTGGCAGAGCCACACCCGCGCGGCGGGGTTCGAGCCGGAGTCCACCGTGCACCTCTGCTTCGCCATGAACGCCCGGCCGCTCCTGCACGCCACGCTCCCACGCGCCGGCGCCGGGTTCTACGGCAACTGCTACTACATCATGCTCGTCTCCGCGCCCGCAGGCAAGGTGTCCGGCTCCTCGATCCCGGAAGTGGTGAAGATCATCAAGGATGGCAAGAGGCGGATGCCGTCGGAGTTCGCGCGGTGGGCGACCGGGGAGGCCGGCGCCGACGACGGCGAGGACCCGTATCAGATCACGTCGGACTACCGGATGCTGCTGGTGTCGGACTGGACGCGGCTCGGGTTCGCGGAGGTGGACTACGGCTGGGGGCCGCCGGCGCACGTCGTGCCCCTGATGAACCTGGACTACATCACGACGTGCATCTTGGTGAAGCCGTGGGCGCACAAGCCAGGGGCGCGGCTCATCACCCAGTGCGTGACGCCCAACCGCGTCGCCGCCTTCCACCAGGGAATGCTCGACATGAACTGACCGGAGCCGGAGAAGAAGTGAAGCCGAAGGCAAAAGGATGCGTGATTAGAAATAGATACGGTTGCATTGGATTGGTTGATGGGTGGATTGATGGTGTGTAGCGTGACTGATAATAAGCAACTGGTCCTGAATTTGGGGAGTTAATTGTATGGGTTTGGTGGAAAGCCACCAACTGAAGGGAAATACCCAATGGTTCCTGGGTACATATGTACCCTATATGGGGATTTATTTTTAATAGTTAAACAAAAAGTCAAAATAGTTAAGAAACTATTTTTAGAATAAAATTGACTTACTTGCGCGCTAGTATACACATTTTCAGAAAAAAGAAAACTATGTTGACTTCACAGTGAAAAAGACAAAATTTATTTGCTACTATAGATCACTATTCACGCTATTTTGaccggaaatttgtcttttttgaaaAGAAGTCAAAAAGGAATTTTATGTTTTTGTCAGTTTTCTCACTAGTACAATGGAAGGTCAAGTTTTTATCAAAAATATTTTTAGAAATTTTTGACTTTTTATTGAATTACTAAAAAAAATTGCATATAGGGTACATATGTACCCAGGAACCAAAAGTTCCCCTCCACCAACTGAACTCGTTTTTCGTGGAGTATAATAAACTATTATTGGACACAGAGCTCTTGTTCTCCCGTCACTCACTGACTGAAAGGAGGTTGGCATCCGCCGTAGTAGCGTGCATTGCAGATTAGGAGAGTACTCCCTGCGTTTGGAATTAGTTGACGCTCAAACGCGTATTAATTACATTGCGCTACAGTTTAGCAGGCCCACTTGGATCATCTTCTGAGCTCTGACCATGTACTATGTTGTTTACCTGCTAGTTGCAGCATGCATCTCGTTGCAACTTGCAACATAACCTGTTCTGCACCCGGCTTAATGGAGTTGAGCTCAGACCGTCAGAGCTTCGGATGCAGTTGAGTAGATCGTAATTGAATCTCTTGCTCCTGAGTGGACAGTGTATTACACTGACACCCATCTTACTGTCTTCCTAGTGGACCAGTGCGGCATTAAACAGTCGCTTATCGCAGCAAGTTAGCTCACCTGACAGGCAGCAGGCTGTCACACTGCAGTCTGACCAAAACATGTCTGCTAGATCTGCATGCCAACCAAAACGCTCCGCACGCCCCCGCTTAGATAAGTCGGAATGCCAACCACGGATGCTCCAGGCGATAAATCTTAAAAAGAAGACCAGATAATAAGCTAACCACATGGGTGAGCTGATCACCAAATCCCATTTGATTAAGCTCACTCGGCTACTGCGCGTCCGATGATCTAGACAAATGATATGATCTACTCCTACTCCACAATATATAAAAGATCCCACGCATCTAATCTTATGGACCATTTGTGCGTGGTTTGTTAGAGGGGCATAGTTTAATGATGATGGTGGTCGCGCAGCATCTGGCTGGTTGGTTGATCTTTTTGTCTGACGCTGTGCGGCGTGGTTGGTTAATACTTCTGTCTGACACTGTGCAGGGTGGCTGGTTTGGTTAGTCGCTCTGGGTTCTGAATCCTGGTCTCCATCCGTTGCCGTCTGATCCGCCATGAGGAACGGATCAAAATATTCCAGGAACCAAGCTAACTCCAAGATCGCTGAACATATGCAACTCTATCGGCTCCGGAGTTATTGTTGAAATCTACTCCCTCTCTAAACTAATGTAAGACGTCGGTACAAGTTAAACTGCAAAAACGTTCTATATTAGTGTACAGAGGTAGTACATTTTTGCATCGGGTAGGCGACATGAGTTTTGCTCAGTTCAGAAGGCAAGTGTTCAGAAGGTACCAGATACATAACAATTGTCTCTCTCGTATCCAATCTAGAGTTTCATTTTTTACTTTCATCTAGGTTTGTTCTGTAACATCTAGTATCCAACTGTCCTTTTTTTGTGACATCAAGTATCCAACTGTCTATACAGAGAGGAAGGTGCTCGTCACCTATTCACTTTCGTAAGCAAAATGAACCGAGTGACGATTGTGGCAACTAGCAAGAGACATGACAAGAACGTTCAGAGTTCCTCTCCTCCCACGTGGTGTTTACTAGTTTTATTTTACAAGCTGCAAAATTACAACAACTTATACAAACTTGGCTGCGGAATTCCCGCACGAGCTCTGGCATGACGCTGGGATCCGGTGGGCTCTTAGCCGCCTCGGCGACGTTTGCTCCGTCGACCACTACTGCCTCAAGGGCCGTGACTTCACAGCAGTCCGCGCCCTCGTCATGGTCGATCGACGCAAACACCTTCCGGACTCCCTGCCAATCCAGATCCCTCCCTCCAACGACATCAAAATCGTCAAGATCACCAAGCTCGCCACGATCCTCGACCCGATGGGGCCTGTTGACCCATCACCGTTCTCCTCCGACTCCGACTCGGACTCGGACGCGGACGACCACTTCCCCAACCGCGGCAACTACACACGCCACGCCCCCGGGGGCTTTGCTGACGAGTTGCCTCGCGGCCCGCCGCCGTCCCCTGTCCTCGCAACCACTCCACCTCCCCCCAACAACATCGGCGGCTCCGTCGACATGCCCCTGCTCGTCTCCTCTGGGGACGAGGGGCCTGCGGGGGGGGGAGGGAGTTCCCCGTCCTCCACATCTCATCGGACGGCGACTCCGCCCCCCTGTCCCAGCGTGCCTCGCCTCCCTTGGCGTGCCCTGCCGCCGACTCATCATCTTCGACTGCTACCATCATGCGCCCCACCCCACGCCTCGCTGCGGATGTCGGGGGTGTACTCCTGCCAGCGCCCCCGCTCGCGGCCGACGGTGTCAACGGCGTCCTCGACGCCCCTCCTCCTCCGTCCGCCCTGCAGCTGCCGTCAGCGCTCTGCCAGTATGACAGCTCCACCTCGTCCAACTTCGACAGCGATGCAGCAGCCTTCACTTTCTCGGCTGGAACCGAATCCCCTGGTACACTTATCGCTACGCCTTGTCCCCCTTCAGCAAAAAATCTGCAAATCTCTCATACCATATCAATGACCACCGTAGCATTGGACCCTACAGATTCTGCCACACATGAGTCCGTGCTTCGCAAGCTGCGGCACTGCCCCAAACACTCGGCGGACAAGACAAAAAGCCTTCACCGCAGCTCCCGCCTGGCCGCCAAAGAGCCCTCTGTCTTCACTGATATGACTACTAGGGCTATCAGGGCAAAAGCCGCGCGCCTCACTGCCTCCGACGTCGCAAAGGCTCTCAAGGACGCCATCCACAACACCCAGCTCGATGTTCCTGAAGCCCCGCCTGCTTCTGCCGCAGCCCTTGCGGAGATTGCTGCTCTGTGCGGGGCTGACGGCGATGCTGTTGCTTCCATCGCTCATGCTGATCACAGCAGCGACGACGGCGGTGCTGACACTCTGCCATGATGCTCCAACTATCCCACGCACGCCCAAGTGGCGGCCTAGCGGTGACTTGTTGTCCCTACCGCGAATCGACCGATCGGGTCTACTTATCCCCTAGCTTATGTGCACAGGGCAAACCTTGTGTCTGCCTCAACTACCCCTTAGTTTATTGTTCCCTAGCATTTCATATCAGTAGTTTGCTCTCGTCTAAGTGTCTGGTGTACTCCTATCTGTATGAGTAACACCACCCTATCTATCTGTTCATGGAATGTACGAGGTCTTGGTGATGTGTCAAAATGCGCTGACATCCTCTCAGAACTTAAAACTAAATGACATTACTGAACAAAAATTACGATCCTTCCTACCTCACTCTCTACACCAACATGTGTTTTTACCGGCCGATGGCTCGGCTGGGGGAACAATCTCGGCTTTCAACTCAAACTACTTCTCAGTGCTCTCCCACACGCACAACAACTTTACTACATCGATCAAACTCACGTCCCTTGCGCACCCACAACCCTTTATCATCACAAACGTCTATGCTCCCGCAAGTCGCAACCTCAAACAAGCTTTTCTCGATGAGCTCAGAACGATAAAACAAGACGACCACACGCCCTGGTTAATAGTAGGAGACTTCAACCTTGTACGTTTTTCGCACGAAAAAAATAACCACAACTTTCACCAACGAGAAGCAGATGCTTTTAACAGCATGATCAATGAGCTAGCCCTACTCGAACTCCCACTGCTCGACCGACGCTTCACTTGGTCTAACAAACGCTCTTTGCCAACCTTAGAATGACTCGACCGGGCGTTCTTTAATCTGTCATGGAATAATTACTTCCCTAACACAACACTGTCCTCACTGCCACGCATCACATCAGATCACGTACCCCTAATCCTACGCATCCAGACAGGTGTACCAAAACCACGCCACTTTAGATTCGAGTCTGCATGGACTCTCTCCGTAGAATGCCATAACATCGTGCAGAAATGCTGGGCCGCTAACCGCCAATCAGCCCAACGAATAAACTCAGCAGCCGCCTTGTCAAAAGCCCTCAAAACAACACGTTCCTCTCTCAAACAGTGGGCATCCAAAAGATCACCAGCCCACCTCCGCGAAGCAGCAGCAAAACAAGTCATAAACCTCCTC
Protein-coding sequences here:
- the LOC125511380 gene encoding acyl transferase 7-like, with amino-acid sequence MAAVNKSVERLAQRLVAPAEPTPVGPLRLSWLDRYPTQMALIESLHVFKPTLDRDVSGSPASTIERALAQALVNYYPLAGRLGFTEEGGLLQVDCGGDGSGVWFTEAVAGCALEDVEYLEHPMMIAKDELLPPTPAQEEDVRKLVLLVQVTTFACGGFVVGFRFSHAVSDSPDAAQFMAAVGELARGQRLEGLAVEPQWGREAIPDPADAVVGSLPSPAGAKSLEYLAMDISADYIGHFKSQYNTEHAGSWCSAFEVLVTKAWQSHTRAAGFEPESTVHLCFAMNARPLLHATLPRAGAGFYGNCYYIMLVSAPAGKVSGSSIPEVVKIIKDGKRRMPSEFARWATGEAGADDGEDPYQITSDYRMLLVSDWTRLGFAEVDYGWGPPAHVVPLMNLDYITTCILVKPWAHKPGARLITQCVTPNRVAAFHQGMLDMN